One genomic window of Arthrobacter caoxuetaonis includes the following:
- a CDS encoding flagellar hook assembly protein FlgD → MPVEAVAPTSGATATEAVRAPKQVMDSELFLTLLVTQLRNQDPSSPMDTNEMIGQTTQLATMEQLTNMANMSEENFSLQMRMAAAGLIGQTVTYTNAAGEAVTGTAGSVSYLQGVPTVNVDGVDVLLDAVSGVVAAGTAAPAPGGSAGSGTPGTTA, encoded by the coding sequence ATGCCGGTAGAAGCAGTAGCACCAACCAGCGGGGCCACCGCCACGGAGGCCGTCCGTGCGCCCAAGCAGGTCATGGACAGCGAACTTTTCCTGACCCTGCTGGTCACCCAGCTGCGCAACCAGGACCCCAGTTCGCCCATGGACACCAATGAGATGATCGGCCAGACCACCCAGCTGGCCACCATGGAACAGCTCACCAACATGGCGAACATGAGCGAAGAGAACTTCTCCCTGCAGATGCGGATGGCCGCAGCGGGACTCATTGGCCAGACGGTGACGTACACCAATGCTGCCGGGGAAGCCGTAACCGGAACTGCCGGATCGGTTTCCTATCTCCAGGGCGTGCCGACAGTAAACGTTGACGGCGTGGACGTCCTCCTCGATGCCGTTTCCGGCGTAGTAGCTGCAGGCACGGCGGCTCCCGCCCCCGGCGGCAGCGCCGGTTCCGGAACCCCGGGCACGACGGCGTAG
- a CDS encoding flagellar hook protein FlgE, with amino-acid sequence MLRSLYSGISGLRSHQTMLDVTGNNIANVNTTGYKATAVQFQDTLSQLTQGATAPGANNGGGNPAQVGLGVLVSGITTNFTQGSAQSTGRATDMMISGDGYFVTRQGTQTTYTRAGAFDLDADGRLVTTDGKIVQGWTGVNGVINTGGAVGNVQLPDGAIAPAVATSAATVGGNLPSETTAGDQNAAPPVPAGTIVRDMDVYDANGNATVVSLTFTRTTTGWNVSEPGGAFVNLAFANGIQQGAPGPLTFAGPSGNIAVDLSGLTSYAGVSTASVTGQDGRAAGTLESFSIAKDGTIIGSFTNGAKQSLARIAVATFTNPAGLEKAGNSGYTATVNSGNPVLGGPGDPGMGNAIAGSLEMSNVDLSQEFTNLIVAQRGFQANARIITTSDEVLQELTNLKR; translated from the coding sequence ATGCTCCGCTCCCTGTACTCCGGAATCTCCGGACTCCGCTCGCACCAGACCATGCTCGATGTCACCGGCAATAACATCGCCAACGTGAACACCACGGGTTACAAGGCAACCGCCGTCCAGTTCCAGGACACCCTCTCCCAGCTGACGCAGGGTGCAACGGCACCCGGCGCCAACAACGGCGGCGGCAACCCCGCACAGGTCGGCCTGGGCGTGCTGGTCTCCGGCATCACCACCAACTTCACGCAGGGCTCCGCACAGTCCACCGGCCGCGCCACGGACATGATGATCTCCGGCGACGGCTACTTCGTCACCCGGCAGGGAACCCAGACCACCTACACCCGCGCCGGCGCCTTCGACCTCGATGCAGACGGCCGTCTGGTCACCACCGACGGCAAGATCGTCCAGGGCTGGACCGGCGTCAACGGGGTCATCAATACCGGCGGTGCCGTGGGCAACGTGCAGCTGCCCGACGGCGCGATCGCTCCGGCCGTCGCGACGAGCGCCGCCACTGTTGGCGGAAACCTGCCCTCTGAAACGACTGCCGGTGATCAGAACGCCGCTCCACCCGTGCCTGCCGGCACCATCGTCCGCGACATGGATGTCTACGACGCCAACGGCAACGCAACTGTCGTCTCCTTGACCTTCACGCGCACCACGACCGGATGGAACGTGTCTGAGCCCGGTGGAGCTTTCGTCAACCTTGCGTTCGCCAACGGCATCCAGCAAGGTGCCCCGGGTCCCCTGACCTTCGCCGGTCCTTCCGGGAACATCGCTGTGGATCTCTCCGGGCTGACCAGCTACGCCGGTGTCAGCACCGCCTCGGTGACCGGCCAGGACGGCCGCGCGGCCGGCACGCTGGAGTCCTTCTCCATCGCCAAGGACGGCACCATCATCGGTTCCTTCACCAACGGTGCCAAGCAGTCCCTGGCCCGCATCGCCGTCGCCACCTTCACCAACCCTGCGGGCCTGGAGAAGGCCGGCAACTCCGGCTACACCGCCACGGTGAACTCAGGCAACCCCGTCCTGGGCGGTCCGGGCGATCCCGGAATGGGCAACGCCATTGCCGGTTCGCTGGAAATGTCCAACGTTGACCTTTCCCAGGAATTCACCAACCTGATCGTCGCGCAGCGCGGCTTCCAGGCCAATGCCCGCATCATCACCACCTCGGACGAAGTGCTGCAGGAACTGACCAACCTCAAGCGCTAG
- a CDS encoding flagellar FlbD family protein, translating into MIVLTRLNDAQFAINPDLIERIHSNPDTTLVMVDGAKFIVTESMDEVIALIAQFRARVISMARDVPAVPFRHGAGLGLVPAAGSGGKPAENDSSTKTVPLRPRNK; encoded by the coding sequence ATGATTGTTCTTACGCGACTGAACGATGCTCAGTTTGCGATCAACCCTGACCTGATTGAACGCATCCACTCCAATCCGGATACCACGCTGGTCATGGTTGACGGAGCCAAATTCATCGTCACTGAATCCATGGATGAGGTGATCGCCCTGATAGCCCAGTTCCGTGCCCGGGTGATCTCCATGGCCCGGGACGTGCCTGCGGTTCCGTTTCGCCACGGCGCCGGGCTGGGACTGGTTCCAGCTGCAGGCTCCGGGGGGAAGCCGGCAGAGAATGACAGCAGTACCAAGACCGTGCCCCTTCGTCCGAGGAACAAATAA
- a CDS encoding motility protein A — MDPATIIGLVLAFGSLYAMITLEGAHLSALLLPAPMILVFGATIAVGLAGGTLKDFIYSFKALPRAFMGKKPNPEETIDNVVALAEKARSEGLLSLERDAAEVDDPFLQVALQNIADGTDGDELRVLLEDEIHTKASSDKIAIKFFNSLGGYAPTIGIIGTVVSLTHVLENLSTPDTLGPMIATAFVATLWGLLSANFIWLPISARLRRLSDLEVEQMTLLMEGVLALQAGSQPRLLGERLRAMVPAHELTSRARETSEAA, encoded by the coding sequence ATGGATCCGGCAACAATAATCGGCCTAGTACTCGCCTTCGGCTCGCTTTACGCGATGATCACCCTCGAAGGCGCGCACCTCAGCGCACTCCTGCTGCCTGCCCCCATGATTCTGGTCTTCGGCGCCACCATTGCGGTAGGCCTGGCCGGAGGCACCCTGAAGGACTTCATCTACTCCTTCAAGGCCCTGCCCCGTGCCTTCATGGGCAAGAAGCCCAACCCGGAGGAGACCATCGACAACGTCGTGGCCCTGGCGGAAAAGGCCCGTTCTGAAGGTTTGCTCTCGCTCGAGCGCGACGCCGCCGAAGTGGACGATCCCTTCCTCCAGGTTGCGCTGCAGAACATTGCCGACGGAACCGACGGGGACGAGCTGAGGGTGCTCCTCGAAGACGAGATCCACACCAAGGCCTCCAGCGACAAGATCGCCATCAAGTTCTTCAACAGCCTGGGCGGTTACGCACCGACCATCGGCATCATCGGCACCGTGGTCTCCCTGACCCACGTGCTCGAGAACCTCTCCACCCCCGACACCCTGGGCCCGATGATTGCGACCGCCTTCGTGGCGACGCTGTGGGGCCTGCTGTCGGCAAACTTCATCTGGCTCCCCATCAGTGCCCGGCTTCGGCGCCTCAGCGATCTCGAAGTCGAGCAGATGACCCTGCTCATGGAGGGCGTCCTGGCCCTCCAGGCAGGCAGCCAGCCCCGCCTTCTGGGCGAGCGGCTGCGCGCTATGGTTCCCGCCCATGAACTCACCTCCCGGGCCCGCGAGACCAGCGAAGCGGCATGA
- a CDS encoding OmpA/MotB family protein produces MSSPNRRRPRRDEEDEHPDERWMASYMDMVTVLMCMFIVLFAMSTVDQAKFEQLKASLATGFGQVETNTVDTAKGVVVPPAMVEAEEILDPDADLAMLAAMEVEDLTALRDRLQDGLEEKGMQDDVRFEIDERGLTIRLVSSEMFFEPDLAALTGEALDVLDVIGPVLQPTKYELSVEGHTAQVRQYTDSALDWELSTARSVNVLRYLMEPGGIDYSRIKAVGFGESRPLTAGTSAAELAQNRRVDIVVLSGQSEAVRQLMPAVVAGEIVFPEPDTDAAPEDKGDEEVLPASNH; encoded by the coding sequence ATGAGCAGCCCAAACCGCCGCCGGCCGCGCAGGGACGAGGAAGACGAGCACCCGGACGAGCGCTGGATGGCTTCCTACATGGACATGGTCACCGTGCTGATGTGCATGTTCATCGTCCTCTTCGCGATGTCCACCGTTGACCAGGCAAAGTTCGAGCAGCTAAAAGCATCCCTCGCCACTGGGTTCGGCCAGGTGGAAACCAACACGGTGGACACCGCCAAAGGGGTAGTGGTGCCTCCGGCCATGGTGGAGGCGGAGGAAATCCTTGATCCTGACGCCGATCTGGCGATGCTGGCAGCCATGGAGGTAGAGGATCTTACGGCGCTTCGCGACCGTCTCCAGGACGGTCTTGAGGAAAAAGGAATGCAGGACGACGTCCGCTTCGAGATCGACGAACGTGGGCTGACCATCCGCCTGGTCAGCTCCGAGATGTTCTTCGAGCCGGACCTCGCAGCACTGACCGGTGAGGCACTCGATGTGCTGGACGTGATCGGTCCGGTCCTGCAGCCCACCAAATATGAACTTTCCGTGGAAGGCCACACCGCCCAGGTCCGCCAGTACACGGACTCCGCACTGGACTGGGAACTGTCGACAGCACGTTCAGTAAACGTGCTGCGTTACCTGATGGAGCCCGGCGGGATCGACTACAGCCGCATCAAGGCCGTCGGTTTCGGCGAATCGCGGCCCCTGACAGCGGGGACCAGCGCAGCCGAACTGGCGCAGAACCGGCGCGTGGACATTGTGGTTCTTTCGGGCCAGTCCGAGGCGGTCCGGCAGCTGATGCCCGCCGTCGTCGCGGGAGAGATTGTCTTCCCCGAACCGGATACTGATGCAGCCCCCGAAGATAAGGGCGACGAGGAAGTATTACCGGCCTCCAACCACTAA
- a CDS encoding flagellar motor switch protein FliM: MEIYDFRRPTTLAREHARVLEMAFDTFGRQWGTQLTAKVRVLSQVTSEQVQTMTYDEYVASLPENTGMVLFSMPNISAKAVIQFPMAAALSWVRHMLGGTGNEPVPERKLTHIEQALLSRIMDEALEDLHYALGSLLAAPLSPSSIQYNSQFAQAAGSTVPMIVARFEMVVGDASAPATVALPAEAILPQLGPVRPNMSDATPAELITEQLANLPVDVSLQLNPIWVKPGMVLNLAVGDVLNLDHPQHRPLNVAVDGQTLAQAAVGASGNRLAGVIVRTEENN, encoded by the coding sequence GTGGAAATCTATGATTTCCGCCGTCCGACGACGCTTGCCCGCGAGCACGCGCGTGTCCTGGAAATGGCGTTCGATACCTTCGGCCGCCAGTGGGGCACCCAGCTGACCGCCAAGGTCCGGGTCCTCTCCCAGGTCACCTCGGAGCAGGTGCAGACCATGACGTACGACGAGTACGTTGCCTCCCTGCCTGAGAACACCGGCATGGTGCTGTTTTCCATGCCGAACATCTCTGCCAAGGCGGTCATCCAGTTCCCGATGGCAGCGGCGCTGTCCTGGGTCCGCCACATGCTCGGCGGCACCGGCAACGAACCCGTTCCGGAACGCAAGCTGACCCACATTGAGCAGGCCCTGCTGAGCCGGATCATGGACGAGGCCCTCGAAGACCTCCACTACGCGCTGGGCAGCCTGCTTGCAGCCCCGCTCTCGCCGTCGTCCATCCAGTACAACTCGCAGTTTGCGCAGGCCGCCGGTTCCACCGTGCCCATGATCGTGGCACGTTTCGAAATGGTGGTCGGGGACGCCTCGGCGCCTGCCACCGTAGCCCTTCCGGCCGAAGCGATCCTGCCCCAGCTCGGCCCGGTCCGGCCGAACATGTCCGACGCCACGCCCGCAGAACTGATCACCGAACAGCTGGCGAACCTGCCTGTCGACGTCTCGCTGCAGCTGAACCCCATCTGGGTTAAGCCGGGCATGGTGCTGAACCTGGCCGTTGGCGACGTCCTAAATCTTGACCATCCGCAGCACCGACCCCTCAACGTCGCAGTCGACGGCCAGACGCTGGCCCAGGCTGCCGTGGGAGCCAGCGGCAACCGGCTGGCCGGAGTCATCGTACGCACCGAGGAGAACAACTGA
- the fliN gene encoding flagellar motor switch protein FliN, with protein sequence MSTTLAQHTEAANALVRLLPTPTPLQPAPHSSLGLPLEQMGQAVTASFVGAVSADLAVVLLSAGPGVSAVAGTDSPVISNADVLRPALEAASACLGAGVLGEARTEDASALFGHMDSSVFELRGPEGTAGWFAVRLRSGSGAGAGAEQSVVGKLGRINNVEMALTVEIGRTRMAVRDVLNLEPGRVVELDRSAGAPADILLNGRLIANGEIVVVDQDYAVRITKIMDVAEGLG encoded by the coding sequence ATGAGCACCACCCTGGCCCAGCACACCGAAGCCGCCAACGCCCTAGTCCGCCTGCTGCCCACCCCCACGCCGCTCCAGCCGGCGCCGCACTCCTCCCTGGGCCTGCCCCTGGAGCAGATGGGGCAGGCAGTGACAGCGTCCTTCGTCGGTGCTGTCTCGGCTGACCTCGCCGTCGTGCTGCTGTCCGCAGGCCCGGGTGTTTCAGCGGTGGCGGGAACCGACTCACCGGTCATTTCCAATGCCGATGTCCTGCGCCCGGCCCTCGAAGCGGCCAGCGCATGCCTGGGCGCCGGCGTCCTTGGCGAAGCACGCACCGAAGATGCTTCGGCGCTGTTTGGCCACATGGACAGCTCGGTTTTCGAACTGCGCGGCCCGGAAGGCACAGCCGGCTGGTTCGCCGTACGGCTGCGTTCGGGCAGTGGTGCAGGGGCCGGGGCCGAACAGTCAGTTGTCGGCAAGCTCGGCCGCATCAACAACGTTGAAATGGCGCTGACGGTCGAGATCGGCCGCACCCGCATGGCAGTCCGCGATGTGCTGAACCTCGAACCCGGCCGCGTCGTCGAACTGGACCGTTCAGCAGGTGCGCCGGCTGACATCCTGCTCAACGGGCGCCTGATCGCCAACGGCGAGATCGTCGTTGTGGACCAGGACTATGCCGTGCGCATCACCAAGATTATGGACGTAGCTGAGGGCCTGGGCTAA
- a CDS encoding FliO/MopB family protein, producing the protein MDESAVLALRVLVSLGVVLGLLWWLQRRLVRGRSSTGAEAPIRVISRQAISPKASVVVVETGGQRFLLGVTEASVNVLNTTDADPEPAADSAFADSLQGARESAGAAEGTMAEGDLPRRRDTRRAAPAQGTSVLNGSILSPDTWRQSAAFLRRGRNS; encoded by the coding sequence ATGGATGAATCCGCAGTCCTGGCGCTGCGGGTCCTGGTATCGCTCGGTGTGGTCCTGGGGCTCCTGTGGTGGCTCCAGCGCCGGCTTGTGCGGGGCCGCAGCTCTACCGGTGCCGAGGCCCCCATCCGGGTCATCAGCCGGCAGGCCATCAGCCCGAAAGCATCCGTGGTGGTCGTCGAAACCGGCGGCCAGCGCTTCCTCCTCGGCGTGACCGAAGCCTCCGTCAACGTACTCAACACCACGGACGCCGATCCGGAGCCCGCTGCGGACTCGGCCTTCGCCGACTCCCTGCAGGGCGCACGGGAATCCGCGGGCGCAGCGGAGGGCACCATGGCCGAAGGTGACTTGCCGCGCCGCCGCGATACCCGGCGCGCCGCCCCGGCGCAAGGTACTTCCGTGCTCAACGGTTCGATCCTTTCACCGGATACCTGGCGCCAGAGCGCGGCCTTCCTACGCCGCGGGAGGAACAGTTGA
- the fliP gene encoding flagellar type III secretion system pore protein FliP (The bacterial flagellar biogenesis protein FliP forms a type III secretion system (T3SS)-type pore required for flagellar assembly.), with the protein MTTALPAAPAPGSAPWAPQLRRVILGTVLILAAAFALLLAGATAGHATTFDPAPPAAPTAPGAPSDPEETGGFSVDINGVDGTPSTAVVTLIGITLLSVAPALLLMMTSFTKIFVVLAMTRNALSLPSIPPNQVLAGLALFLSLFIMAPVLTEINSLAVQPYLNGDFTFNDALSAGSGPLQQFMLAHTREEDIALMTRAADQPNPENPESVPLTTLIPAFMISELRAAFIIGFVIFIPFLIIDLVVAAALMSMGMMMLPPVMISLPFKILLFVLVDGWGLIITSLVNSYQGGG; encoded by the coding sequence ATGACGACGGCGCTGCCCGCCGCCCCTGCGCCCGGCTCCGCGCCGTGGGCCCCCCAGCTGCGCAGGGTCATCCTGGGCACTGTGCTGATCCTGGCGGCTGCCTTCGCGCTCCTGCTGGCCGGTGCCACCGCCGGACACGCCACTACTTTTGACCCCGCTCCGCCGGCGGCACCCACCGCCCCCGGCGCGCCGTCGGACCCTGAAGAGACCGGCGGATTCTCGGTGGACATCAACGGTGTAGACGGAACGCCGTCCACGGCCGTCGTCACCCTGATCGGCATCACGCTGCTCTCCGTGGCACCTGCCCTGCTGCTGATGATGACGTCCTTCACCAAGATCTTCGTGGTCCTGGCGATGACCCGGAACGCTCTCTCCCTGCCGTCCATCCCGCCCAACCAGGTGCTGGCCGGGCTGGCACTGTTCCTCTCGCTCTTCATCATGGCGCCGGTCCTGACCGAGATAAACTCCCTGGCCGTACAGCCCTACCTCAACGGTGACTTCACGTTCAACGATGCCTTGTCCGCCGGATCCGGCCCGCTGCAGCAGTTCATGCTGGCCCACACCCGCGAAGAGGATATTGCACTCATGACCCGGGCAGCTGACCAGCCGAACCCGGAGAACCCGGAAAGCGTCCCGCTGACCACCCTCATCCCGGCGTTCATGATTTCCGAACTCCGGGCTGCCTTCATCATCGGCTTCGTCATCTTCATTCCGTTCCTCATCATCGACCTGGTGGTCGCCGCAGCACTGATGTCCATGGGCATGATGATGCTTCCCCCGGTCATGATCTCCCTGCCGTTCAAGATCCTGCTCTTTGTGCTCGTGGACGGCTGGGGACTGATCATCACCTCGCTGGTCAACAGCTACCAGGGCGGCGGCTGA
- the fliQ gene encoding flagellar biosynthesis protein FliQ, protein MDTSAVLDIGLQGLWVAAKLAAPVLLTALVVGFSVSLVQSITQIQEVTLSFVPKALAVCIALLVCGHWMITEMITFTQQLFEKIPSLLGGG, encoded by the coding sequence ATGGATACCAGTGCCGTCCTGGACATAGGCCTCCAGGGACTGTGGGTTGCGGCCAAGCTCGCGGCACCGGTGCTGCTGACCGCGCTGGTGGTTGGTTTCTCGGTGTCCCTGGTCCAGTCGATCACCCAGATCCAGGAAGTGACGCTGTCCTTCGTGCCGAAGGCTCTGGCCGTCTGCATTGCGCTGCTGGTCTGCGGACACTGGATGATCACCGAAATGATTACCTTCACGCAGCAGCTGTTCGAGAAGATCCCGTCACTGCTCGGCGGGGGATGA
- a CDS encoding flagellar biosynthetic protein FliR, with translation MNITIDQAWLEAVMLAGVRMVAFLIIAPPFSYNAFPGRVKAMLAIGLALAVAPQVSEGYANLGTAAYITSLVLEFVVGAVLGFLVLLVFSAVQSAGQLIDLFGGFSLAQGFDPQSMVNGAQFTRMFQITALALLFASDGYQLIIMGLSRSFTALPLAGGIDLADPAQAMISGVSNMFVAAVQIAGPLLVVLFLADAGLGLLTRVAPALNAFALGFPLKILLTLSLISIVFLALPRVVSVLVQEIVRTLAGVG, from the coding sequence ATGAACATCACCATCGACCAGGCATGGCTGGAAGCGGTGATGCTTGCCGGTGTGCGGATGGTGGCGTTCCTGATCATCGCTCCGCCGTTTTCCTACAACGCCTTCCCGGGACGGGTAAAGGCAATGCTGGCCATCGGCCTTGCCCTCGCGGTCGCACCTCAGGTGTCCGAAGGGTACGCAAACCTTGGCACCGCCGCCTACATCACCAGCCTGGTGCTGGAGTTCGTGGTTGGTGCCGTCCTGGGCTTCCTGGTCCTGCTGGTTTTCTCCGCAGTACAGTCCGCCGGCCAACTGATCGACCTCTTTGGCGGCTTTTCCCTGGCCCAGGGCTTCGATCCGCAGTCCATGGTCAACGGCGCCCAGTTCACCCGGATGTTCCAGATCACGGCACTGGCCCTGCTGTTTGCCTCGGACGGCTATCAGCTGATCATCATGGGACTTTCGCGCAGTTTCACGGCCCTGCCGCTGGCGGGCGGGATCGACCTGGCGGACCCCGCGCAGGCAATGATCTCCGGCGTGAGCAATATGTTCGTTGCTGCCGTCCAGATCGCCGGACCGCTGCTGGTGGTCCTCTTCCTGGCTGACGCCGGACTGGGCCTGCTCACGCGTGTGGCCCCGGCACTGAACGCCTTCGCGCTGGGCTTCCCACTGAAGATCTTGCTCACGCTGAGCCTCATTTCCATTGTTTTCCTGGCCCTGCCCCGCGTTGTTTCGGTGCTGGTCCAGGAAATCGTGCGCACGCTGGCGGGGGTGGGATAA
- a CDS encoding EscU/YscU/HrcU family type III secretion system export apparatus switch protein codes for MPEQDSGERSEAATPKRMKEVRDKGQLSRSDDLTAWVGVGAAAVMMPTTISRGADKGAETLMRVDSITGNPDPLAALRMFQDSLGGLVYIMGPLLSVVVAAVLATAALQGGIHFKKFKGKYEQFDMVKGMKRVFGGQAIWNGVKALLKTAVVGLVLYFVIQNLMPVLMTAGGMSITALLAEAGGGVATLLQFAVAAGLALAGADILMVMRRNRKRTRMTKKEVKDENKNTDGDPLVKSQRRSRQLAMSRNRMMAAVGDSDVVLLNPTHVAVALKYEPGKSAPRVVAKGAGNIAARIREEAEAKGVPMVRDIPLARALHSACELGQEIPVELYNAVARVLAFVMALKNRGAAAGVHTMAPDPSATAPAPAPQHRKAAP; via the coding sequence ATGCCGGAACAGGACTCCGGAGAGCGGTCAGAAGCCGCCACGCCGAAACGGATGAAAGAGGTCCGGGACAAGGGCCAGCTGTCCCGCTCGGATGACCTCACCGCCTGGGTAGGCGTGGGCGCAGCCGCGGTCATGATGCCCACAACCATCAGCCGGGGCGCTGACAAAGGCGCAGAAACGCTGATGCGGGTGGATTCAATTACCGGGAATCCCGATCCGCTGGCAGCGCTGCGGATGTTCCAGGACTCGCTGGGTGGACTGGTCTACATCATGGGGCCGCTGCTGTCAGTGGTCGTTGCCGCAGTCCTGGCCACGGCAGCGCTGCAGGGCGGTATCCACTTCAAGAAGTTCAAGGGCAAGTACGAACAGTTCGACATGGTCAAGGGCATGAAACGGGTCTTCGGCGGCCAGGCGATCTGGAACGGCGTCAAGGCGCTCCTGAAGACCGCCGTCGTCGGCCTTGTCCTGTACTTCGTGATCCAGAACCTGATGCCCGTCCTGATGACCGCCGGCGGCATGTCGATTACCGCCTTGCTGGCTGAAGCCGGCGGGGGAGTTGCCACGCTGCTGCAGTTCGCTGTTGCGGCCGGGCTCGCGCTGGCGGGAGCGGACATCCTCATGGTGATGCGGCGTAACCGGAAACGGACCCGCATGACCAAAAAAGAGGTCAAGGACGAAAACAAGAACACCGACGGCGACCCCCTGGTGAAGTCCCAGCGCCGTTCACGCCAGCTGGCCATGAGCCGGAACCGCATGATGGCCGCTGTAGGCGACTCCGACGTCGTACTGCTGAACCCCACCCACGTTGCCGTGGCCCTGAAATACGAACCGGGCAAGTCCGCGCCCCGGGTCGTGGCCAAGGGTGCCGGAAATATTGCCGCCCGCATCCGTGAGGAAGCCGAAGCCAAGGGCGTACCCATGGTGCGCGATATTCCCCTGGCCCGTGCCCTGCACTCGGCCTGCGAACTGGGCCAGGAAATCCCGGTGGAACTGTACAACGCCGTGGCCCGCGTCCTGGCCTTCGTCATGGCACTGAAGAACCGCGGCGCCGCCGCCGGGGTGCACACCATGGCCCCCGACCCCTCTGCTACCGCCCCCGCTCCCGCCCCACAACACCGTAAGGCAGCACCGTGA